A single Phytohabitans houttuyneae DNA region contains:
- a CDS encoding alkaline phosphatase PhoX gives MPASRRNFLAGGAAAGVGLAVAGGIPSLAQAHPSRPRPPAGGGHKPFPPLVDDPDGILALPEGFSYAIVTRAGVTRLDRGQGVTPADHDGMAVYDAGHGRYTIIQNHEIDPGAEFGVPHVKGTVYDPGAVDAGGCTVIRTDRAGRNLGEFVAISGTVSNCAGGPTPWGTWLTCEETEDRAGDEWEEGDRSGVFQKDHGYVFEVWADGSADPRPIKCLGRYAHEALAVDKDRTKIYLSEDADEPNGLFYRWTAPRGLKLGPRVLTRLAPDAGTLAAMQIIMDDGSVLPDVAYLTSAQLGRPFPVRWIEVPERDAKTTPIREQFADGQVTRGRKFEGVWGTDEGVYVVNSYAWEEGELPADAAAHDGMVWFYDYRAQTIQLVTYFPHQVTAEEGAPARYTDLTFDGPDNVTVTPWGSLVLAEDGAGASHVLSSFPGGPTYAIARNQLNDSEFCGPTFSEDGKVLFVNMQDPGLTLAITGPWERYLG, from the coding sequence GTGCCAGCCTCTCGCCGCAACTTCCTGGCCGGCGGCGCCGCCGCCGGAGTTGGCCTTGCCGTCGCCGGTGGCATCCCGTCCCTCGCGCAGGCCCACCCGAGCCGGCCCCGGCCGCCGGCCGGCGGCGGTCACAAGCCTTTCCCGCCGCTCGTGGACGACCCCGACGGCATCCTCGCGCTGCCCGAGGGCTTCAGCTACGCGATCGTCACCCGGGCCGGCGTCACCCGCCTCGACCGGGGTCAGGGCGTGACGCCGGCCGACCACGACGGCATGGCCGTCTACGACGCCGGTCACGGCCGGTACACCATCATCCAGAACCACGAGATCGACCCGGGCGCCGAGTTCGGCGTCCCGCACGTCAAGGGCACGGTGTACGACCCGGGCGCGGTCGACGCCGGCGGCTGCACCGTGATCCGGACCGACCGGGCCGGCCGCAACCTCGGCGAGTTCGTCGCCATCTCCGGCACCGTGAGCAACTGCGCCGGCGGGCCGACGCCGTGGGGCACGTGGCTGACCTGCGAGGAGACCGAGGACCGCGCCGGCGACGAGTGGGAGGAGGGCGACCGGTCCGGCGTCTTCCAGAAGGACCACGGCTACGTCTTCGAGGTATGGGCCGACGGCAGCGCCGACCCGCGGCCGATCAAGTGCCTCGGCCGGTACGCCCACGAGGCCCTGGCGGTCGACAAGGACCGCACGAAGATCTACCTCTCCGAGGACGCCGACGAGCCCAACGGCCTGTTCTACCGGTGGACCGCGCCGCGCGGCCTCAAGCTGGGCCCGCGCGTGCTGACCCGGCTGGCTCCGGACGCCGGCACGCTCGCCGCGATGCAGATCATCATGGACGACGGCTCGGTGCTGCCGGACGTGGCGTACCTGACCTCGGCCCAGCTCGGCCGCCCGTTCCCGGTGCGGTGGATCGAGGTGCCCGAGCGCGATGCGAAGACCACGCCGATCCGCGAGCAGTTCGCCGACGGCCAGGTCACCCGCGGTCGCAAGTTCGAGGGCGTGTGGGGCACCGACGAGGGCGTGTACGTCGTCAACTCCTATGCCTGGGAGGAGGGTGAGCTGCCCGCGGACGCCGCTGCGCACGACGGCATGGTCTGGTTCTACGACTACCGCGCCCAGACCATCCAGCTGGTCACCTACTTCCCGCACCAGGTCACGGCGGAGGAGGGCGCGCCGGCCAGGTACACCGACCTGACCTTCGACGGCCCGGACAACGTGACCGTCACCCCGTGGGGCAGCCTGGTGCTGGCCGAGGACGGCGCGGGCGCTTCGCACGTGCTGAGCTCGTTCCCCGGCGGCCCGACGTACGCCATCGCCCGCAACCAGCTCAACGACTCGGAGTTCTGCGGTCCGACGTTCAGCGAGGACGGCAAGGTCCTGTTCGTGAACATGCAGGACCCCGGCCTCACCCTGGCCATCACCGGCCCTTGGGAGAGGTACCTCGGCTGA
- a CDS encoding 3-hydroxybutyrate dehydrogenase, with translation MGQVDLAGRIAVVTGAASGIGAACAQALSAAGARVVLMDRDERVHDVAGELGGSGEAIVADLTDLARLAELDLSADIFVNNAGIQHVAPVEEFPPEMFHRMLALMVEAPFLLVRRLLPGMYERGWGRIVHISSVHGLRASAYKSAYVTAKHGIEGLSKVLALEGGPRGVTSNTICPAYVRTPLVENQIVAQARTHGIPESEVVEKIMLTEPAIKRLIEPAEVAEAVRYLCSDAASFVNGTSLVLDGGWTAR, from the coding sequence ATGGGGCAAGTTGATCTAGCCGGGCGGATCGCGGTCGTGACCGGCGCCGCGTCCGGCATCGGTGCCGCGTGTGCCCAGGCCCTGTCCGCCGCCGGCGCGCGGGTGGTGCTGATGGATCGCGACGAGCGGGTACACGACGTCGCGGGCGAGCTGGGCGGGTCGGGCGAGGCGATCGTCGCGGACCTCACCGACCTGGCCCGCCTCGCCGAGCTCGACCTGTCGGCGGACATCTTCGTCAACAACGCCGGCATCCAGCACGTCGCGCCGGTCGAGGAGTTTCCCCCGGAGATGTTCCACCGCATGCTCGCGCTGATGGTGGAGGCACCCTTCCTGCTCGTCCGGCGGCTCCTGCCCGGCATGTACGAGCGGGGGTGGGGGCGCATCGTCCACATCTCGTCCGTGCACGGGCTGCGCGCCTCGGCGTACAAGAGCGCGTACGTGACCGCCAAGCACGGCATCGAGGGGCTGTCCAAGGTGCTCGCGCTGGAGGGCGGACCGCGCGGGGTCACGTCGAACACCATCTGCCCCGCGTACGTGCGCACCCCGCTGGTGGAGAACCAGATCGTGGCCCAGGCGCGGACGCACGGCATCCCGGAGTCCGAGGTGGTCGAGAAGATCATGCTGACCGAGCCGGCCATCAAGCGGCTGATCGAACCCGCGGAGGTCGCCGAGGCGGTGCGGTACCTGTGCTCCGACGCCGCCTCGTTCGTCAACGGCACGTCGCTGGTGCTCGACGGCGGTTGGACGGCCCGATGA
- a CDS encoding alpha/beta fold hydrolase encodes MRYRRITVPADGGDLTVGLWGDGAPVRLAVHGITASHLAWAVVADRLGGAGTLAAPDLRGRGGSAGLPGPYGMRRHAADCVAVLDALGVSSTVVTGHSMGGFVALVLADLYPERVSRLVLVDGGPPLPPPRAGTPEEQLEAALGAAARRLSMRFADRAAYHEFWRQHPAFRTWSAAMESYVDYDLTGVEPELRSRVSAEAMRQDYLDLNFGESPAEAWRRLERPAVFLRAERGMFDEPAPLYPDPEAIAGRIPLRTLAGTNHYTILLDDPGATEVAAALADPGAN; translated from the coding sequence ATGAGGTACCGCCGGATCACGGTGCCGGCCGACGGCGGTGACCTGACCGTCGGGCTGTGGGGCGACGGCGCTCCGGTCCGCCTGGCCGTGCACGGCATCACCGCCTCGCACCTGGCGTGGGCCGTGGTCGCCGACCGGCTCGGTGGTGCCGGCACCCTGGCCGCGCCCGACCTGCGGGGTCGGGGTGGCAGCGCGGGGCTGCCCGGGCCGTACGGCATGCGGCGGCACGCGGCGGACTGCGTGGCCGTGCTGGACGCGCTCGGCGTCTCCAGCACCGTCGTGACCGGACACTCGATGGGCGGTTTCGTCGCGCTGGTGCTCGCCGACCTGTACCCGGAGCGGGTCAGCCGGCTGGTGCTGGTGGACGGCGGACCGCCGCTGCCGCCACCGCGGGCGGGCACGCCCGAGGAACAGCTGGAAGCCGCGCTCGGTGCGGCCGCGCGGCGGCTGAGCATGCGCTTCGCCGACCGGGCCGCGTACCACGAGTTCTGGCGGCAGCATCCCGCGTTCCGCACCTGGTCGGCCGCGATGGAGTCCTATGTGGACTACGACCTCACCGGCGTGGAGCCCGAGCTGCGCAGCCGCGTGTCAGCCGAGGCGATGCGGCAGGACTACCTCGACCTGAACTTTGGCGAGTCGCCGGCGGAGGCGTGGCGGCGGCTTGAGCGTCCCGCCGTGTTCCTGCGCGCCGAACGCGGGATGTTCGACGAGCCGGCACCCCTCTACCCGGACCCGGAGGCGATCGCGGGCCGGATCCCGCTGCGCACGCTCGCGGGCACCAACCACTACACCATCCTGCTCGACGACCCGGGCGCCACCGAGGTCGCCGCCGCCCTCGCAGATCCTGGAGCGAACTGA
- a CDS encoding alpha/beta hydrolase codes for MSTVLPGLSARRVPTARLIVNLLAVDGRTGPPVLFVHGNVSSSLFWQPTMLALPERYRPLALDLRGFGDTDAAPVDATRGLRDFADDVAALVQALDLPPAHLVGWSMGGGVVLQYMLDHPDRVASVTLVNPVSPYGFGGTRGVDGELVAPDGTGSGGGAANPDFVARLVAGDRGEDSPLSPRQVLLAHYVKRPLVPDLVDVYVESMLSTVVGDDNYPGTGRPSDTWPGFAPGDRGVLNTMAPTHLRLDGLPGVDPKPPVLWIRGAHDVIVSDTSLYDLAYLGSIGAIPGWPGVEACPPQPMVAQTRAVLDRYAAAGGRYDEVVVADAAHSPHLDRPEEFLAALVGHLDGA; via the coding sequence ATGTCCACAGTGCTGCCCGGCCTGTCCGCCCGGCGGGTACCCACCGCGCGCCTGATCGTCAACCTCCTCGCGGTCGACGGCCGCACCGGCCCGCCCGTGCTGTTCGTGCACGGCAACGTCTCGTCCAGCCTGTTCTGGCAGCCGACCATGCTGGCGTTGCCCGAGCGGTACCGGCCGCTCGCGCTGGACCTGCGCGGCTTCGGCGACACGGACGCCGCGCCGGTGGACGCCACCCGGGGCTTGCGGGACTTCGCGGACGACGTGGCCGCGCTGGTGCAGGCGCTCGACCTGCCGCCGGCGCACCTGGTGGGCTGGAGCATGGGCGGGGGAGTGGTCCTGCAGTACATGCTCGACCACCCGGACAGGGTCGCGTCGGTGACCCTCGTCAACCCGGTCTCGCCGTACGGCTTCGGCGGCACCCGCGGCGTGGACGGCGAACTGGTCGCGCCGGACGGTACCGGCTCCGGCGGCGGTGCGGCCAACCCGGACTTCGTCGCGCGGCTGGTCGCCGGCGACCGCGGCGAGGACTCCCCGCTCTCACCGCGCCAGGTGCTGCTCGCGCACTACGTCAAGCGGCCGCTGGTGCCCGACCTCGTCGACGTGTACGTCGAGTCGATGCTGTCCACTGTGGTCGGAGACGACAACTATCCCGGTACCGGCAGGCCCAGCGACACCTGGCCGGGCTTCGCGCCGGGCGACCGCGGCGTGCTGAACACGATGGCCCCCACCCACCTGCGGCTGGACGGCCTGCCCGGGGTGGACCCCAAGCCGCCCGTACTGTGGATCCGCGGCGCGCACGACGTCATCGTGTCCGACACCTCGCTGTACGACCTGGCGTACCTGGGCTCGATCGGCGCGATCCCGGGCTGGCCGGGGGTCGAGGCCTGCCCGCCCCAGCCGATGGTCGCGCAGACCCGCGCGGTGCTGGACCGGTACGCGGCCGCCGGCGGCCGGTACGACGAAGTGGTGGTCGCGGACGCGGCGCACTCCCCGCACCTCGACCGGCCGGAGGAGTTTCTGGCCGCGCTGGTCGGCCACCTGGACGGCGCCTGA
- a CDS encoding lytic polysaccharide monooxygenase auxiliary activity family 9 protein, producing MRSHQPDQSGGRSRSALRQPIRALVLLLAVMVGLLPWATPAQAHGTIINPQTRAYQCWKTWGSQHMNPAMQTQDPMCYRAFQANPDTMWNWMSALRDGLGGQFQARTPDGQLCSNGLSRNNSLNQPGAWKTTNISRNFTVQLYDQASHGADYFRVYVSKNGYNPTTQSLGWGNLDFITQTGRYAPSQNISFNVSTSGYTGHHILFVIWQASHLDQAYMWCSDVVFS from the coding sequence GTGCGTTCCCACCAGCCCGATCAATCCGGCGGTCGATCCCGGTCAGCCCTCCGCCAGCCCATCCGGGCCCTCGTCCTGCTGCTCGCCGTGATGGTCGGCCTGCTGCCGTGGGCCACGCCAGCCCAGGCCCACGGCACGATCATCAACCCGCAGACCCGCGCCTACCAGTGCTGGAAGACGTGGGGAAGCCAGCACATGAACCCGGCCATGCAGACGCAGGACCCCATGTGTTACCGCGCCTTCCAGGCCAACCCCGACACCATGTGGAACTGGATGAGCGCGCTGCGGGACGGCCTCGGCGGCCAGTTCCAGGCCCGGACTCCTGACGGCCAGCTGTGCAGCAACGGCCTGTCCAGGAACAACTCCCTGAACCAGCCCGGCGCCTGGAAGACGACCAACATCAGCCGGAACTTCACCGTCCAGCTGTACGACCAGGCAAGCCACGGCGCCGACTACTTCCGCGTCTACGTGAGCAAGAACGGGTACAACCCCACCACCCAGAGCCTCGGATGGGGAAACCTCGACTTCATCACGCAGACCGGACGCTACGCGCCGTCACAGAACATCTCGTTCAACGTCTCCACCTCCGGCTACACCGGACACCACATCCTCTTCGTCATCTGGCAGGCCTCGCACCTCGACCAGGCCTACATGTGGTGCAGTGACGTGGTCTTCTCCTGA
- a CDS encoding ATP-binding protein: MTAFAELLFRHRLAAGLPQKELASRSGLSERALRDLERGARTPRWHSARAVAAALALDGDDLRAFLATARTATPAPAATVDATPTPGDLVGRDGELRALVDLATGTRYRLVTVTGPAGVGKSRIVAELGHVLARRTDLEVRTLDLSSVREPELVGELVAAALDSGVSRLPPVDRAAAHLRDRRVVLLLDRFEQLVAAAPDLTAFLRRCPGLTLVVASQRPLQVRDERVVPLGPLAPDAAAALFTRRAAAVSPHLTLDAGGTAEAVAAICRRVEHLPLAIELAAARVRLLHPVELAERLDQQLQVLTGGMRDLPVRHRSLRAAIEASIEVVAEDARTLYTWLGAFACGVRLDDVEAVAGALGRDRDWLLTALTELVDINLVRAIPAGDGTEEFATRYKLPDAMAELAGERLGAAPDGERVARAVALRYLARLREGSDGTGRPLGDRDAANVRAAIGWAVRHQVDLLDGAATTAIYRYYETTGRLVEGEELLGRVAAAGPAVAWVRAGQLAALRGDLHAAARLGTRVLHAPGGDDHTARATAHMLLAQAVTEQGDAFGGRIHLRAALIDARRAGDILLVGRVLNNLSAVSVERGRLRDAERQLRAALEAKRRGRAGPVELGRTWFNLAEVSYEQGHADKAERWAGEAVPLLLAGGFPRLAALAESTRALALLHTAGPARALPVAEHAAQLLGTEGDDRRIEAVLDLRRSVIQHAAGELAVARDTLARALPVGLDHTSRDRDEVAQALVTHAWYLVRRDPTAAAALLGAGQGLRRRPFPEPTVAMTARTAAAARAALGAGGFAREHARGTGLDRDGLVALCDRVAIPPA; the protein is encoded by the coding sequence GTGACCGCGTTCGCCGAACTGTTGTTCCGGCACCGGCTCGCCGCCGGGCTGCCGCAGAAGGAGCTGGCCAGCCGCTCCGGGCTCAGCGAGCGGGCGCTGCGCGACCTGGAGCGGGGCGCCCGGACGCCCCGATGGCACTCGGCCCGCGCGGTCGCCGCCGCGCTCGCCCTCGACGGTGACGACCTGCGCGCCTTCCTCGCGACGGCCCGCACCGCCACCCCGGCACCCGCGGCCACCGTCGACGCCACGCCGACTCCCGGCGACCTGGTCGGGCGGGACGGCGAGCTGCGCGCGCTCGTCGACCTCGCGACCGGCACGCGGTACCGCCTCGTCACGGTGACCGGGCCGGCCGGCGTCGGCAAGTCGCGGATCGTGGCCGAGCTCGGCCACGTGCTGGCTCGCCGCACCGACCTGGAGGTACGGACGCTGGACCTGTCCTCGGTGCGCGAGCCCGAGCTCGTCGGCGAGCTGGTCGCCGCCGCGCTGGACTCCGGGGTGTCGCGGCTGCCGCCGGTCGACCGCGCCGCAGCCCACCTGCGGGACCGGCGCGTGGTGCTCCTGCTGGACCGGTTCGAACAGCTCGTGGCCGCCGCGCCGGACCTCACCGCGTTCCTGCGCCGGTGCCCCGGGCTCACGCTGGTGGTCGCCAGCCAGCGGCCCCTGCAGGTGCGCGATGAGCGCGTCGTACCGCTCGGGCCGCTCGCGCCGGACGCGGCCGCGGCGCTGTTCACCCGGCGGGCGGCGGCGGTGAGCCCGCACCTCACGCTCGACGCCGGCGGTACGGCCGAGGCCGTCGCGGCGATCTGCCGGCGCGTGGAGCACCTCCCTTTGGCGATCGAGCTGGCGGCCGCGCGGGTCCGGCTGCTGCACCCGGTCGAGCTGGCCGAGCGGCTCGACCAGCAGCTGCAGGTGCTGACCGGCGGTATGCGAGACCTGCCCGTCCGGCACCGGTCGCTGCGCGCGGCCATCGAGGCCAGCATCGAGGTGGTGGCCGAAGACGCGCGCACGCTGTACACGTGGTTGGGCGCGTTCGCCTGCGGCGTGCGGCTCGACGACGTCGAGGCGGTCGCCGGCGCGCTGGGCCGCGACCGGGACTGGCTGCTGACCGCGCTCACCGAGCTTGTCGACATCAACCTCGTGCGCGCGATCCCGGCCGGCGACGGGACCGAGGAGTTCGCCACCCGGTACAAGCTGCCCGACGCGATGGCCGAGCTCGCCGGCGAACGGCTCGGCGCCGCTCCCGACGGCGAACGGGTCGCCCGCGCGGTGGCGCTGCGCTACCTGGCGCGCCTGCGCGAGGGCAGCGACGGCACCGGCCGGCCGCTCGGCGACCGCGACGCCGCCAACGTCCGCGCCGCGATCGGCTGGGCGGTGCGGCACCAGGTGGACCTGCTCGACGGGGCGGCGACGACTGCGATCTACCGGTACTACGAGACCACGGGCCGGCTTGTCGAGGGCGAGGAGCTGCTCGGCCGGGTCGCGGCCGCGGGTCCGGCCGTCGCCTGGGTACGGGCCGGGCAGCTCGCCGCCCTGCGCGGTGACCTGCACGCCGCCGCGCGGCTGGGCACCCGGGTGCTGCACGCGCCCGGCGGCGACGACCACACCGCCCGCGCCACGGCGCACATGCTGCTCGCCCAGGCCGTGACCGAGCAGGGCGACGCCTTCGGTGGCCGGATCCACCTGCGGGCCGCGCTGATCGACGCGCGGCGGGCCGGCGACATCCTGCTGGTCGGCCGCGTGCTGAACAACCTCTCCGCGGTGTCGGTGGAGCGCGGCCGCCTGCGGGACGCCGAACGGCAGCTGCGCGCCGCCCTGGAGGCGAAGCGGCGCGGCCGGGCCGGCCCGGTCGAGCTGGGCCGCACCTGGTTCAACCTCGCCGAGGTCAGCTACGAGCAGGGGCACGCCGACAAGGCGGAGCGCTGGGCCGGCGAGGCGGTACCCCTGCTGCTGGCCGGCGGGTTTCCCCGGCTGGCCGCGCTCGCCGAGAGCACTCGCGCCCTGGCCCTGCTGCACACCGCCGGCCCGGCGCGGGCGCTGCCGGTGGCCGAGCACGCCGCCCAGCTACTCGGCACCGAGGGCGACGACCGGCGCATCGAAGCCGTCCTTGACCTGCGGCGCAGCGTCATCCAGCACGCCGCGGGCGAGCTCGCCGTGGCGCGGGACACGCTGGCCCGTGCGCTGCCGGTCGGTCTCGACCACACCAGCCGCGACCGTGACGAGGTGGCGCAGGCCCTGGTGACGCACGCCTGGTACCTGGTCCGGCGCGACCCGACGGCGGCGGCCGCGCTGCTCGGCGCCGGCCAGGGGCTGCGGCGCCGCCCGTTTCCGGAGCCGACCGTCGCGATGACCGCCCGCACCGCCGCGGCCGCGCGCGCCGCCCTCGGTGCCGGCGGCTTCGCCCGCGAACACGCCCGCGGCACCGGCCTCGACCGCGACGGCCTGGTCGCGCTGTGTGACCGGGTCGCGATCCCGCCGGCCTGA
- a CDS encoding PhzF family phenazine biosynthesis protein: MARIVNACLRDGRGGSPTAIVEDADPAALSEAQRRRIPVLHGTSHAVFVTTTADESIVDLRFFTAGGELPACGHGTVAAIAFLADRAGGDAHEFTLRASGRTFTGRAVREGRHVHAAFDPGPVTLSEPSPAGVRLVLDALGAGTDRLAEGVRVASIGRPRMLVPLISPHAVAALAPDLDRLRAACDRLGLLGCYVHSAPVAGGRLVARMFAPSIGVPEDIANANSTACLAAHLAGRGISGISVDMGDALSHPATITASASPGPHGPEVLVGGVACRVVDVSAQAGGAAP, from the coding sequence GTGGCCCGGATCGTGAACGCCTGCCTGCGCGACGGCCGCGGCGGCAGCCCCACGGCGATCGTCGAAGACGCGGACCCGGCCGCGCTGAGCGAGGCGCAGCGGCGGCGCATTCCGGTCCTGCACGGCACCTCGCACGCCGTCTTCGTCACAACCACCGCCGACGAGTCCATTGTGGACCTGCGTTTCTTCACCGCTGGCGGTGAGCTGCCCGCCTGCGGGCACGGCACGGTCGCGGCCATCGCGTTCCTCGCCGACCGGGCCGGCGGCGACGCGCACGAGTTCACGCTCCGCGCCTCCGGCCGCACCTTCACCGGCCGGGCGGTGCGGGAGGGGCGCCACGTACACGCCGCCTTCGACCCCGGCCCGGTCACGCTCAGCGAGCCCTCCCCCGCCGGTGTCCGCCTCGTGCTCGACGCCCTCGGCGCGGGCACCGACCGGCTCGCCGAGGGCGTGCGCGTCGCGTCGATCGGCCGCCCCCGGATGCTGGTACCGCTGATTTCGCCGCACGCCGTCGCGGCCCTCGCCCCCGACCTCGACCGGCTCCGCGCGGCCTGCGACCGGCTCGGCCTGCTCGGCTGCTACGTCCATTCCGCACCGGTGGCCGGCGGCCGGCTGGTGGCCCGCATGTTCGCCCCCTCGATCGGCGTGCCCGAGGACATCGCGAACGCCAACAGCACCGCCTGCCTCGCCGCCCACCTGGCCGGGCGCGGCATCAGCGGCATCAGCGTCGACATGGGCGACGCCCTCAGCCACCCGGCCACCATCACCGCCTCGGCCAGCCCGGGTCCGCATGGGCCGGAGGTCCTCGTGGGAGGCGTGGCGTGTCGGGTTGTCGATGTATCAGCCCAGGCGGGTGGCGCGGCGCCTTAG
- a CDS encoding trypsin-like serine peptidase, which translates to MLLTDRRGALLLAIAVAVAVGAQAAPALAGSAPTDTGRPVQAEAELTPDARVLGPDPATALRAYWTEERMAAAEPVAMPALTREELERLERPTVGEPGMVTPRDTRPGSRAPEESAIGDSAAPWPWRGDAPATTVGRVFFYDVVAKKDKTCSAAVVDSEGRNLVWTAGHCVHGGKNKKWHENWVFKPHYHNGTDWNFGVWHAIWKGTWSKWINDSNHNFDFGAVQVARNGWGQNIVDVTGAQGIAWNYPANQYVHNFGYPGEYPFNGQILRYCHGSAFDNHHPGIGMMCNMNGGSSGGPWLGWFNGWNGWINGNNSYKVTLDPTRIYSPYFGNEVFSLYNTMRWG; encoded by the coding sequence TTGCTACTCACAGACAGGAGAGGAGCGCTGCTGCTCGCGATCGCCGTCGCGGTCGCGGTCGGTGCCCAAGCGGCGCCCGCCCTCGCCGGCAGCGCACCCACCGACACCGGCCGCCCGGTACAGGCCGAGGCGGAGCTGACGCCGGATGCGCGGGTGCTCGGGCCGGACCCGGCCACGGCGCTGCGGGCGTACTGGACCGAGGAGCGGATGGCGGCGGCCGAGCCGGTCGCGATGCCGGCGCTGACCCGCGAAGAGCTCGAACGCCTGGAGCGGCCGACGGTCGGCGAGCCGGGCATGGTGACCCCGCGGGACACGCGTCCCGGCAGCCGCGCGCCGGAGGAGTCGGCGATCGGCGACTCGGCCGCGCCGTGGCCGTGGCGTGGCGACGCGCCGGCGACCACGGTCGGGCGGGTCTTCTTCTACGACGTGGTCGCGAAGAAGGACAAGACCTGCTCGGCGGCGGTGGTGGACTCCGAGGGCCGCAACCTCGTGTGGACCGCGGGGCACTGCGTCCACGGTGGAAAGAACAAGAAGTGGCACGAGAACTGGGTCTTCAAGCCGCACTACCACAACGGCACCGACTGGAACTTCGGCGTCTGGCACGCCATCTGGAAGGGCACCTGGTCGAAGTGGATCAATGACAGCAACCACAACTTCGACTTCGGCGCCGTGCAGGTGGCCCGCAACGGGTGGGGTCAGAACATCGTCGACGTGACCGGTGCGCAGGGCATCGCCTGGAACTACCCGGCGAACCAGTACGTGCACAACTTCGGCTACCCCGGTGAGTACCCGTTCAACGGCCAGATCCTGCGCTACTGCCACGGGTCGGCCTTCGACAACCACCACCCGGGCATCGGCATGATGTGCAACATGAACGGCGGCTCCAGCGGCGGCCCCTGGCTGGGGTGGTTCAACGGCTGGAACGGCTGGATCAACGGCAACAACTCGTACAAGGTGACACTGGACCCGACGCGGATCTACTCGCCGTACTTCGGCAACGAGGTCTTCTCGCTCTACAACACGATGCGCTGGGGCTGA
- a CDS encoding condensation domain-containing protein yields MITVADRVVVGFGGDGAGAAELSWGQMDIWQAMVRQESWLPNGVWLPLPAGTTVEELADRLRYVMSRYPTARTRLSFALDGTPRQVVSAAGEIALEVVDAGDGDPEQVADALRLRYQHTAYDFTADWPIRMGAVRKHGALTHLVIVMCHLVADGAGALVLFEELDARSAAPVPAAQPLEQARWQSSPAGRKQNTAALRHWESVLRAMPPRQFPDSTDPRQPRHWRGEFVSYALGPALAAVRARTGAAAAPALLGLFAVALARVTGINPVAVRPMVHNRFRPGLDRVVCMLAQYGVCLLDVAGVSLAEAVDRAQRASLTSYKNAYYNPVELEGLVRRVVAERGGELELPCYFNDRTVLAKPDASAPAVPLREAVAQGTFRWTTRQDTPFEPLIVHVDDVPGAVQATMFMDTHVISPADGEALLRGLEAAAVEAALDPAAPTAVPLHPPAAVDGAAPGQERSSTPAAGR; encoded by the coding sequence GTGATCACGGTCGCTGATCGGGTTGTCGTGGGGTTCGGTGGAGACGGCGCCGGCGCCGCCGAGCTGTCCTGGGGGCAGATGGACATCTGGCAGGCGATGGTCCGCCAGGAGTCCTGGCTGCCCAACGGCGTGTGGCTGCCGCTGCCGGCCGGTACCACCGTCGAGGAGCTCGCCGACCGGCTGCGGTACGTGATGAGCCGGTACCCGACCGCGCGTACCCGGCTTTCGTTCGCGCTGGACGGCACGCCGAGGCAGGTGGTCTCCGCCGCGGGCGAGATCGCGCTGGAGGTGGTCGACGCCGGTGACGGCGATCCGGAGCAGGTCGCCGACGCGCTGCGGCTGCGGTACCAGCACACCGCGTACGACTTCACCGCCGACTGGCCGATCCGGATGGGCGCCGTCCGCAAGCACGGCGCGCTGACCCACCTCGTCATCGTGATGTGCCACCTGGTGGCCGACGGCGCCGGCGCGCTGGTGCTGTTCGAGGAGCTCGACGCGCGGTCGGCGGCGCCGGTGCCCGCCGCGCAGCCGCTGGAGCAGGCGCGCTGGCAGTCCTCACCGGCCGGGCGGAAACAGAACACGGCCGCGCTGCGGCACTGGGAGAGCGTCCTGCGCGCGATGCCGCCCCGCCAGTTTCCCGACTCGACAGACCCGCGCCAGCCGCGCCACTGGCGCGGCGAGTTCGTCTCGTACGCGCTGGGTCCCGCGCTCGCCGCGGTCCGCGCCCGCACCGGGGCCGCCGCGGCGCCGGCGCTGCTGGGCCTGTTCGCGGTCGCGCTGGCCAGGGTCACCGGCATCAACCCGGTGGCGGTACGGCCGATGGTGCACAACCGCTTCCGGCCCGGGCTGGACCGGGTGGTGTGCATGCTCGCGCAGTACGGGGTGTGCCTGCTCGACGTCGCCGGCGTCTCGCTCGCCGAGGCGGTCGACCGGGCCCAGCGGGCCTCCCTGACCAGCTACAAGAACGCCTACTACAACCCGGTGGAGCTGGAGGGCCTGGTACGCCGCGTCGTGGCCGAGCGCGGCGGCGAGCTGGAGCTGCCCTGCTACTTCAACGACCGCACGGTGCTCGCGAAGCCGGACGCGTCGGCGCCGGCGGTGCCGTTGCGGGAGGCGGTCGCGCAAGGCACGTTCCGCTGGACGACCCGCCAGGACACCCCGTTCGAGCCGCTGATCGTCCACGTGGACGACGTTCCCGGCGCGGTACAGGCGACGATGTTCATGGACACCCACGTGATCTCGCCGGCGGACGGGGAGGCGCTGCTGCGCGGCCTGGAGGCGGCGGCGGTGGAGGCGGCGCTGGACCCGGCCGCACCCACGGCCGTGCCACTCCACCCGCCAGCCGCCGTTGACGGTGCCGCTCCGGGTCAGGAGCGGTCGTCGACCCCGGCCGCGGGGCGGTAG